The genomic region GGTGGTCGGACAGGCCGCCGACGGCCTGGAGGCGGTGCGGCTGGTCGAGCAGCTGGTGCCCGACGTGGTGCTGATGGACATCAGGATGCCGGAGATGGACGGCGTCGAGGCGACCCGGCAGATCTTCTCCCCCGAGCGGGTCGCCGCACGCCCGCACCCGGTGCGGGTGGTCGTGCTGACCACGTTCAACCTCGACGACCGCGCGGCCACCGCGATCCGGCACGGCGCGAGCGGGTTCCTGCTCAAGGACACCACCCCGCGTCAGCTGGGCGAGGCGATCCGCACCGTGCACGCCGGCAACGCCGTACTCGCCCCGACCGACCTGTCCACGCTGCTGGACGGGCAGTTCCGCAGCGCGACGCCCCCGCCCCCGGCATACCTCGGGCTGACCGAGAAGGAGCGCGAGGTGTTCACGGCGGTCGCGCGGGGGTTGTCGAACACCGAGATCGCCGGCCACGTCTTCGCCAGCGAGTCGACGGTGAAGACCCACGTGGGCGCGATCCTGCGCAAGCTCGCGCTGCGCGACCGGGTGCAGATCGTGGTCTTCGCGCACCGGCACGGGCTGGTCTAGGGCTGGCCCCGGCCCAGGGCGCGACTAGCCCGGCTCGTCCTCGTCGACCCGCTCCAGGAAGGCCAGGATCCGCTCGAGGAGCAGCGAGGTGGCGGCCTCGTCGTGCGAGGCGAGGCTGGGGTCGGTGAAGAGGTGCTGCTCGCCGGGGTAGACGAACAGCTCGGCGAGCTCGGGCTGGGCCGCGACCAGCTCGCGGGCTGCCGCGAGGTCGCCGTCGCCGGCGAAGAACGGGTCGTCGGCCATGCCGTGCACCTGCACGGGTACGCCGGCGGGCCAGGGACCGAGCTCCTCGGCGGGCAGGCAGGCCTCCAGCAGCAGCGCGCCGCGTACGCCCGGGCGGAGCTGGGCCAGGGTCTGGGCCGCCATCACCCCGAGCGAGACGCCCGCGACGACGAGGTCGTCAGGCAGCCCCTCGGCGCTGGCGCGCCCCCGCTCGAGCAGGACGTCGAAGCCCAGCGACCGGGCATGGTCGATGCCGGCGTCGAGGTCGTCGAAGACGCGCCCGTCGTAGAGGTCAGGCAGGTGGACGGTGTGCCCCGCAGCGCCGAGACGGTCGGCGAGGGAGCGCATCCCGGAGGTGCGCCCGCAGGCGTGGTGGAGCAGGAGTACGTCGGCCATCCCCCGACGATGGCACCGCGCGCCGACAACCGCCAGGGTCCGCCGCCCCCGGTCCCGGGGGCGGGGGGGTGGCTGGGGTTGCTGCCGGGGATGGCCGGGGGTGGCCGGGGGTGGCCGGGGTGACTGTGCCTTTCCGCGCAATTGCTGGGAAAAACACCGCCCGAGCGCCAAAACAGGTACCAAACCCAGCAATTGCGCAGTTACGCGCGCCCCCCGGGCACCCCAACCCAGCCCACCGACCAGCTACCCCACCGAACGCGTCTGGGCGGCGATCAGGCCGGCGTACCAGTCGAAGGAGGCCTTGGGGGTGCGGCGCTGGGTCTCGCGGTCGACGTCGACCAGGCCGTAGCGCAGCGAGTAGCCGCGGCTCCACTCGAAACCGTCGAGCAGCGACCAGGTGTAGAAGCCGCGCACGTCCACCCCGCGCTGGACGGCATCGGCCACGGCGCGCAGGTGGGAGTCGAGGTAGTCGATGCGCTGCTGGTCGTCGATCACGCCGTCGGGCCCGGGCCGCACGTCGTAGGCGCAGCCGGCCTCGGTGATCACGATCGGCGGGAGCGCCGCGCGGTAACGGGCACGGGCGGTGATCAGCCACTCGCGCAGCGCGGCGGGGACGACCGTCCAGCCGCCGTCGGTGGTCGGGTAGCCCAGCAGCGGGCGCAGCTCGAAGGGCAGTGCCGCGTCCTCGTCGGTGGCCGCGACCTTCATCGGGCTGTAGTAGTTGACGCCGTAGAAGTCCAGCGGCTGCCGGATGGTGGCGAGGTCGCCCTCGACGATCTCCGGCTCGAGCAGCGGCAGCAGGTCCTCGGGATAGCGGCCCAGGAGCATCGGCTCCAGGAACAGGCCGTTCCAGATGGCGTCGAAGAGCTTGCCGGCGCCGACGTCGGCCGGGTCCTCGGAGGCCGGCCACATCGGCGCGTGGTTGTTGGCGCAGCCGATGCTCGTGGCCCCCGCGGCGCGCAGGGCGACCGCCGCCCGCCCATGGCCGAGCAGCAGGTGGTGGGCCGCACCGACGGAGTCGAAGAGCAGCTCACGGCCCGGCGCGGAGGTCCCGATGCCGTAGCCGACGAACGCCGCGACGTTGGGCTCGTTGACCGGCACCCAGTGGGTGACCCGGTCGGCGTAGCGCTCGGCGACGATCTCGGCGTAGTCGGCGAACCGGTCGGCGGTGGCCCGGTTGAGCCAGCCACCGTCGTCCTCGAGCGCCTGCGGGAGGTCCCACTGGTAGAGCGTGACCATCGGCTCCGCCCCGGCCTCGAGGACCCCGTCGATCACCCGGTCGTAGTGGTCGAGCGCGCGCTGGTTCGGCGCACCCGAGCCGGTCGGCTGGATGCGTGGCCAGGCCAGCGACATCCGGTAGCCCTGCACGCCGAGGCGCGCCACGAGCCCGAGGTCCTCGGGCCAGCGGTGGTAGTGGTCGCACGCGACGTCGCCGGTGTCGCCGCCCTGGATCCGTCCAGGGGTGTGGCTGAAGGTGTCCCAGATGCTGGGTCCACGGCCGTCCTCCTCGACCGCACCCTCGATCTGATAGGCCGATGTGCTCACGCCCAGCTCGAAGGCAGGCGGCAGCACGGGGAACGAGCGCTGGGGGGGCACGGCACAATCATGGCCGTGACCACTGAGATCCGCCGCAGTTCGGCCCGATTCACCGAGCGATACCGGGGGCGGGTGACCCACCATTCGTTCTCCTTCGGGGAGCACTACGACCCGGAGCGGCTCCGGCTGGGCCCGATGGTCTGCCACGACGACCACCTGCTGGCGCGCGGTCAGGGCTTCGAGACCCACCGCCACTCCGGGCTCGACATCGTGACCTGGGTGGTGTCCGGCGCGCTCGAGCACACCGGCCCGGTCGGACCGGATGGTGCGACCGGCACGGTCGTCCTGGAGCCCGGCTCGGTGGCGGTGCTGCGGACCGGGTCCGGCGTCGAGCACGCCGAGATCGCCGTCGGCTCGCAGACCCGCTTCGTGCAGGTGTGGC from Nocardioides sp. dk884 harbors:
- a CDS encoding response regulator, with protein sequence MSGPIRVLLVDDQELFRAGVSVIVDAQDGMEVVGQAADGLEAVRLVEQLVPDVVLMDIRMPEMDGVEATRQIFSPERVAARPHPVRVVVLTTFNLDDRAATAIRHGASGFLLKDTTPRQLGEAIRTVHAGNAVLAPTDLSTLLDGQFRSATPPPPAYLGLTEKEREVFTAVARGLSNTEIAGHVFASESTVKTHVGAILRKLALRDRVQIVVFAHRHGLV
- a CDS encoding dienelactone hydrolase family protein → MADVLLLHHACGRTSGMRSLADRLGAAGHTVHLPDLYDGRVFDDLDAGIDHARSLGFDVLLERGRASAEGLPDDLVVAGVSLGVMAAQTLAQLRPGVRGALLLEACLPAEELGPWPAGVPVQVHGMADDPFFAGDGDLAAARELVAAQPELAELFVYPGEQHLFTDPSLASHDEAATSLLLERILAFLERVDEDEPG
- a CDS encoding GH1 family beta-glucosidase, which produces MPPQRSFPVLPPAFELGVSTSAYQIEGAVEEDGRGPSIWDTFSHTPGRIQGGDTGDVACDHYHRWPEDLGLVARLGVQGYRMSLAWPRIQPTGSGAPNQRALDHYDRVIDGVLEAGAEPMVTLYQWDLPQALEDDGGWLNRATADRFADYAEIVAERYADRVTHWVPVNEPNVAAFVGYGIGTSAPGRELLFDSVGAAHHLLLGHGRAAVALRAAGATSIGCANNHAPMWPASEDPADVGAGKLFDAIWNGLFLEPMLLGRYPEDLLPLLEPEIVEGDLATIRQPLDFYGVNYYSPMKVAATDEDAALPFELRPLLGYPTTDGGWTVVPAALREWLITARARYRAALPPIVITEAGCAYDVRPGPDGVIDDQQRIDYLDSHLRAVADAVQRGVDVRGFYTWSLLDGFEWSRGYSLRYGLVDVDRETQRRTPKASFDWYAGLIAAQTRSVG
- a CDS encoding pirin family protein; translated protein: MTTEIRRSSARFTERYRGRVTHHSFSFGEHYDPERLRLGPMVCHDDHLLARGQGFETHRHSGLDIVTWVVSGALEHTGPVGPDGATGTVVLEPGSVAVLRTGSGVEHAEIAVGSQTRFVQVWLTAAADAPEQPSYDVRPVDLDAAAGALVPVTEVAGATLSAARLDTGSKLLIPGGPLTHVYVATGALLRSSLAQPLAAGDAFVFTDEPAHQVTAAVPTDLLVWTLPTDPTDPMAPAAE